The Musa acuminata AAA Group cultivar baxijiao chromosome BXJ1-3, Cavendish_Baxijiao_AAA, whole genome shotgun sequence genome window below encodes:
- the LOC135620373 gene encoding large ribosomal subunit protein P1-like → MASIGELACCYAALILHDDGIPITSEKILTLVKAAKLTIDSYWAPLFAKLLEKRSIDDLILSVGSGGGGAAVAVSAAPAAGDGAAAPAAPAAEEKKEEPKEESDDDMGFSLFD, encoded by the exons ATGGCGTCGATTGGAGAGCTCGCCTGCTGCTACGCTGCTCTCATCCTGCACGACGATGGCATCCCCATCACG TCGGAGAAGATCCTGACCCTGGTGAAGGCCGCCAAATTGACGATCGATTCCTACTGGGCGCCCCTCTTCGCGAAGCTCCTCGAGAAAAGGAGCATCGATGACCTTATCTTGAGCGTCGGATCCG GGGGCGGTGGTGCTGCGGTTGCAGTCTCCGCTGCGCCGGCTGCTGGGGACGGGGCTGCGGCCCCTGCTGCTCCTGCAGCTGAGGAGAAAAAG GAGGAGCCCAAGGAAGAGAGTGATGATGACATGGGATTCAGCTTGTTCGATTAG